gtatttggaacgaagagcaacaaTAAGAGactcaagagctgccatttcattcagaaaaaacaacggccTGTGGAATTATCGATgcaaatttcttaaaaactgatGACGGTAAGAACGTAGCCGTCAATGGCGTCTGTTATTGCGCCATgaaaaccgactatttgatgcctcgTTTTCTTTCAACAAGAGGGCGCcattttccacacatcgcatcaatcaatggatttattgagagaacacttcggtgagcagataatttcacgttttgggccggtcgattggccaccaagatcgtgtgatatcacaccgttagactttttcctgtggggatatgtaaagtctaaagtctatgcggacaataccgcttcgattcagaccttggagcaaaatatcaagcgtgtcattcgctagttatcagttgaaatgctcgaacgagttatcgaaaattggactcattggatggaccatctgagacgtagccgcggtcaacatttgaaagagataagcttcaaaaaatagatgccaaagaatgttcttttgaatgataataaacattccctattaaatATGAGATttcagtgttttttctttaaaaaaggagGTAGCTTGAGAAACCGCTTGGAAAGTATCCAAGATTATTACGCAAATTTACATTCTTCGGTGGCTACTGTAAGGGCTCTTCGCGCAAAATACGGTCGCCTCAGATGCAGTCCATTTATCGCTCAATGGCTTCCTCAGCACACACAAAATTGTCGCTATTGGAATGAGTCAAATCCTCGTATGGTTCAGGAAACGCACTTGTATCTCCAAAAACTGACCGTTTTGTGCGGATTGTGGTATGGCAGCAACATCGAGCCTCAGTTCTTTCGAAATCTGGCAGGAAATGCCATTACCATCAATAGCAGCGATGTAGAGCGACTTCTTTTccccaaattttatgaaaccgACGCGAACAATATCTATTTGCAACAAACCGTTGCGCCGCCTCATGTTTCACGTCTAAATATGGGCACATTGCTTGCAAAGTTTGGTGAATCGTTAATTTCGTCAAATGGACGCCAAGATCATGCAAAGTAACGCTTCTAGATTATTTTCTCTGGGGATATGTTGAATGAAAAGTTTACACCAATCTGCCAGCTCCGCTTGAGGCGCACGAAAACACCGTTCAGCGCACTATAGCGGAAATTCCAGCCGAATTGGTGCAGCGGGTAATCGAAAATTTGCGTAAATGGGTGAAGATATGCAAACGGTGTCGTGGTGGACATGTTACcgacattttgttcaaatcataAATGGCTGATCGCATAACAAAGTAATTGgtaattatttgattttgatcattaggctacaaatatataatttttaatataacaaaataacttGAAAACCTTCAAGTTAACAACAATGCTGCCTAAGTGTATGCAACAATTAATATTGATCGCATGAGGCTGGAGATCGAGCAAGAAATAGCCAAGTTCACCACCAATCTTATGATATTACGATAATCTGAATCACCCTGTATTTTGGTGAGATACACATGGTTGGCAGCAAAGATATGAATTGGTTCTTTGTGGTTCTAACAGTGGTGCGTTTTTGCTTTCaacttacataaaaattaaaatattcgaaatttcaaTGAAACAGTTATGAATATTCAGTGTGTCGCTTAGACTAGTTAATTTATAACATTGCTAAGTGATGTGCAAGCCCGAAATGATACATTGCAACACCAATTATTGTCACTGTCAATGATTGAAAGATAATAGCAGAATAATTcagataataaatatataaaggaaGATTTTTGAAGCTTAAAGCACGTTAAACATTTGCGCTGATCCTTGCTCTGGTTTCCACATAAGATCCATTAAACCCAGCACCAGCTATACTTTGCTTAcggtttaatttaataaaatcatatttactACTTTAGAAATCCGTCGGTTACTTTcattaaattatgtatatatgtacatatgtatatagttaagTATAACAAatctaacttgagtaaaatacCAACTGATTTCAAAATCGAAGAACATTGAGTTTGCGTACTTTAAGACAAATATATACctgtatatacattttaatatttagacATCTCTTTCTCCCACACACTCACTGACGTCATCATAAACGCTATCGAATAACTGACGTAGTTCATCGAACTCCTCGCAGCTATTGCCTGCAAGTTCCGCCGCATTCTCAGTGGCAAGTAGATCTAGAAAGTTTTCAGAAGCCGCCAAAAGACGCTGATCAAGCGCACCAATCCGACTGATCACACACATGGTAATGCCAGCGATATCTCTATTGCTCTCTCTACCTCTCAGCTCAGCCACATTACAGGCGGTAAGGACATTTCGAGCTTCCACTGCAGCGCCACGTATAAAATTGAGCTCAATATTGGACTCATTCTGCAAAGCAGCTAAACTTTTGGTGAACATTGCTCTGCAGCTCTGCAGTTTAAGCGCAAGTTCTTGCTCGAAATTTGCAATGACATAATCGTGCTGCAAATAACAGTGTTGATAAAGGCTTTTGGAACGCGTAGCGAGTAATCTAGCGTTAAGACGTTCCTCTATTAAAGGTTCATAGTCATCGAGCACTGTCTGGGTGTCCCGCATAGCAGTCACAGCTTCAAGCAGCTGAAATTCGGTTTCATTCCAAGTCAATCCCGCCTGAAACTCGGCATCCGCAACGAGCAGCTTCACACCTTCGTAAAGTGGACTGTGATGCTGTGATGTCAGCCATGGGCTGTAGGGTAGAGCTTGCGTTAGCAGCTGAATACGAGATGAAAAGGAAACAGTTAAATGAGATTTCCTTGTTTAGAGCAGTGTGGACTTACGAACAGAGTTGTACCAAAGTGTAGAAATAGCAAAACCACGCTGAGCCCCATGTTATGTTCTAACACGCAGTTTATTCACTTGTGTTTCTTGCAATGCTTTCCGAAAATCAATAAGCTCAAATGCTTCTATCGAAATGCTTCGAATTAATTGTGAAACTAATTGATTGCGTAAAATTGTTTTGGCAAAATTTTCGGAACCTAATTAAGCAAATTGGTGTGATAGCTACACTTATCTCGCTGATCGGAGAGATAAAAATGTTATCTGCATgttactttgttttgttttgaagacCTCTTATCAATCATTCGATATGATCTTCAATGAAACGATGCCATCATCGACAAACCAGcgaatatttatgtttaatgtCTTTCGGTGATTCATGCAAAATGGTTAAAATGCCTTACCACTACCTGTTCCTTGTCATACTCGCCATCTCTGGCGCTAAGGTGAGCTTTACactcaataaaatttcaaataaataatatttacgtCTATCTCTACAGTTCGCGCTCGCTGAGGACGCGCTTCAAACTATATCCTCAACAGCTGAAGGATCGGACAACAGCGCCAATGGTCCGGTCACCGCCGCAATTGAAAATCTGGCCTTCAACGTCGCCTCCATCGCCGATGAGATCGCACTGCAAGTGAACCGAAAGCTGGAACGTACGGCTAATATTCTACATGGTAACATCGAAACGCTGATCACCAACGCATTGGAGCAGCTGGCCCTGCCGATCTTTCAAGCCAGTCGTAAGCTAAGTCACGAAAGCTGCAACACCACGCTCTCTGTAGCGGATCTTCGTGCGAGCATCCATGCACAACTTAGCAATTGCACCGAAGACCTCAACGCTGTGTTGCAGACTTACAAATTCGAGGCAGAACAAAGCATTTCGACAATAGAGAATTTAATCGATGAGGTTGTCAATTTGCCAAAAGCGTGTCACGTGTTGTTGGCGCGTTCCGCTTCGACTGAAGATGCGCCACAGAATTTTGCTTCGACTACGAGTTGCTTTGTCGAGCGGATGACTGTTTGGAATGAGCAGGTTTCAAAGGAGTTGGATGGTGTTGCTCAGCTATTGTCACGTACACGTCAACTTTCTCAGGAGAGCGAGGCACAAGCACTCTTTTGTGTTGGCGAACTAGTGAATGCCGTTGGTAAGCTCATTGATGAAGAGTTAAGCAATTGTTAGAGTGCTAATTGATTggaaaatacttttgaaaatttctttgaaaaataaaagattcGGTATTTTCATTTCGGCTGGCGTTGCCGAGCTGTATGGAAGCTGTAAAATGCCCATTATCATTTctgttattatttgttttttagttttcattatTTGGTCTCACATCGGGAATAATAGTATGTCAAAACATAGAtgattttttactgaaattgagGCCAACGAGTTTAGCGTTGAATTATTTCGAGAGTAGCTTCGAATACGTCTCAGAACATCCTAACATTGTGGCAAGTGTCAAACATAAATTGAATTTTCGATCATTCGTCAATACTTCTTTATAATTTAGATGGATTTGAGTCACTTAGATTGGAtactccaagcgaagccaagtttttctccacctggtctttccaacgaagtggaggtcttcctctaccTCTGCTTCCCTTGGCGGGTACTGAGTCGAATagtttcagagttggagtgttttcgtccattcggacgacgtgacctagccagcgtagccactgtcttttaatttggcTGAACTATAACAATGTCCTCGTATTTCTCATGCAGCGcatagttccatcgaatgtgatattcgccctggccaacgcgcaaaggaccataaatctttcgcagaacctttctctcgaaaactcgtaacgtcgactcatcggatattgtcatcgtccatgtctctgcaccatatagcagtacGGGAATAAGGAGTGACTtattgagttttgtttttgtttatcgagagaggactttacttctcaattgcctactcagttcgaagtagcacctgttggcaagggaTATTCTGCgatggatttcgaggctgatgtttttgttggtgttaatgctagtTCCAAGGCAGATGAAATTacttacgacttcgaagttatgactgtcaaaagtgacgtggGAACCTAGTAGCGAGTGCCACGACTgtgtgtttgatgacaggagatgtttcgttgccctcgttcaccacgaAGATGGTAACTTCTCTATtgagttctgcagctcgaattattttctccaacagtagattgaagaagtcacacgaaagggagtcgcctagtcagctcaacatcagtttacacagatgtattagttttgcgggaataccaaattcagacaacgcggcataaagacagctccttttcgtgctgtcgaaagcagctttgaaatcgacgaagaggtgatgtgtgtcgaacctcctttcacgggttattttccaagacttggcgcgtggtgaatatctgggcagttgttgattttccaggcctaaagccacactgataaggttcaatcaatttgttgactgtgagcttcagtctttcacacattATGCTCGATaaaactttatatgcgatgttgagtagGCTttttccacggtagttggcggagcttgtggggtctccctttttgtgaatttggcagagcacacttaaattccaatcgtcgggcatgctttcgtccgaccttTTTCTACAAAGTAGCTgttgcatgctccctatcagttcttcgccgccgtgtttgaatagctctccggcaatccatcggccaacgccgctttgctgtttttcaggcgggtacttgctattcgaacttcttcatggtcgggcaatgaaacatctgctccatcgacATCGATTAaagaatcgggttcgccatctcctgttgttatgctttcattgccatttagcaggctggagaagtgttcccttcataattttagtatgctctgggcattggTTACTAGATACCCACTGGGGGTTGTACAAGAGCTCCGGtcgtgaaaccttctgttagtcgccgcatcttttcgtagaattttcgagcactacccgtatcggccagcttgtcaagctcgtCATACTCGCGCATTTCAgcctctctttttttttgtctggAAATGAGTCTCGCTTCCCACTTctgctctcggtatctatcccatcgcTCACGTTATGGTCGACTGTAACGTTGAGCTACTAACCTACTTGGGAATCTTTCTTCATGGAGGCTGATTTCCCGACTGTTGTGCCAAGGAAACCTTCCGTGCCcgccttggcgttaaagtcgccaagcacgattttgacatcatggcgggggcagctctcataggtgcgcttcaAGCGCTAATAGAAGGCTTTTTTGGTCacattgtccttctcttccCTTTGATGCTgacccacaccgaatttgcgctcttttatatggtAATAAATACCAAAAGGACCTACTTGTCTCAGGCCTTTTTaagacggcggtgatgtcagcctttactttcacgaggacatcaaccagctggccAGCTGCACTTTTCCAATTAAGGTTCCGGACATTCCAAgtacatgccctcaaatcgtaatccttaatgcgtttaCCATGGTCGccatcaaaagaggggtctctcatccgaggctgtgtagTTTTCATGGGATATAAAGATTAGAAAATCTTTCGTCTGACGATTCCCCAAACTTAAGGTGCCCGTACGAGTATTTGGTGTGTCCTACTGGACTGGTAGATAGATAAAATCTCAAACTGGTAGGAATAGTCTTAAGAACTCTTAGCCAGCAAGTTTTTGATACGGTATTTCCTATACAGTAAGAATACAAAAGTACTTGATTTTACTGTTGCTTTAACTAGACAAAGTTTCCTTACTTTGTGAGCTTTAAGTCGTCGGTGGTTCGGGCAAACTTGACCGCACGTGAATCAAAAAGAGTTCAAATGAACTCCAGCCATCTTTATTAGTTTTTGGATCATTGCCAGATTTCAAATTGTTCCAAACTGAGTCCAATGCTTTATGGTTAACTTAAGACTTTTTGATGCAGAGATAGATAGTGACGATGGTCTAGGGAGTATCGGAAATACTGTGTGCAGAACTACATACTTGGCATTACTGCTCTTtcgaattgaaaaaatttaaaaaggacCAAAGTGCTATTATTATGTGCAAAGTGAACAAGAGCAGTTATATAAgttatttattgagagaaccaGGATTATTTTCTCTGTTTCTTCAGTCGCCAAAGGAAAGTTAGAACTTTTAGTCCATAAGGAAATCatgatgtttttttataaaatttgtcgTTGCAACTTATAACATtttagctatatacatatgtatttatccAAACTCCTGCAAGAGTTTGTTAGTGTGCATGGGCATGCGCATGTCCTTAAGTGCTATCAAAATCAGCCcttaacaaataatataaattttttcactcaTAATCGTTACTTTTTTGCTCGTCTTCTGCTCGACTAAttcattttacctaaatttgaGTATTTGTCTGACCATCTGACGCACACGCGCCTTCGTAGTGCACGTGTTCAAGATCGAACGGAAAGACACCGTCGCTTGTAAATTAGTAAGTAACGCTGCGCCTGCGCAGACACACACGCATCAAATCGGCCGAACTACACATAAGTCATTGTGGATTGGAAGGAAGGTGGAGTACGTAAAGCATTTCGACATTTGGAACACAGTTGCTCATATACATAgcagtatgtatatatatgttagTATGTGTGCGTATGGAGCATATCGAAGCGTATCCTTAACTAACACCTCGACAGCAACCAccattattaatttgtttacgGCTGTTTGGATGATTATATACACATACCTGTATATATCGATGTATGTCAATGTACATTACTATGTAAGTGTATGCGTGTAACTGAAAAAGTGTGCGCCATCGTTGGGGGCAACTACTTGCAAATCAACTCTTTCATTGAGCGCCATACGCTCATTATTTCTTTTatgatttgttgttatttttatatacccaACTCCAGTTAGATTCTGAGGGGTATTGTAACTTTATTCCATGTCAATTAGTTTCAATAAACTTATACTAATCTCATTGAGACCTTTGAAAACCTAACATCGGACCATCTGTTCGAGTTTTGCTTCAAACTCTCTTCCGAAGCTTGGAATCATTTACACAAACAAAAGATGTAGCTTAATAAatcggaaatattttatattaaactttCGAATTGGCTTACTCACAGGAAGTACTGTCGTAATTTCTAGCGAGTTACTCTTCGGTGAGCATAGTTAGCTTCAGTTAACTACGGTTGGCAAGAGGATGACAAGAAGTCAAAGAATGTTTAGAAATCTGCACTAAAAATGATGGTGGAACCCAAATAATCAGTAGCGCCCCTCGTAACTCATTAACTCTACACAGCTGTTTTAAGGCCTATTAGGAAGTAAGTTTCTGTTTCTACAGAATACCAATGGGGGCCAAACTAAATAATCGTGTGAGAGTTGGTGTCTTTTCAACAGGCCTGCAGTATCTTCAAAGCTGGATCACAGAAATTATAGAAAGCCTTCTTGTTCTAACAAAGAGAGTGTTTACAACAAGGCCGGTTTGTATCGTAAGACAAACACccaaccttcttcttctttattgacgtagacaccgcttacgcgcttGTAGCCGATTTTACAACAGGGCGCCAGTCTTTCTTGcttttcgttgtttggcgccgattggagattccaagtatagccaggttcttctccaacTGTTCTTTCCAAAGGACTGGAAATttccctcttcctctgcttcccccggtgtgtactgaatcgaaaaccttcaaagctggagttttgtcttccatccggacaacatggcctagccagcgcagccgctgtctcatGATTCGCGGATCTGTGTCAATTTCACCGTACTGCACCTCTGcagtactcgccgttgccaatgcgcaaaggaccataagtcttctacaaaacttttctctcgaacactcctaaggccgactgatcagatgttgtcaacgtccatgcctctgcaccatataacagaaTGGGAATGTTGATTGACTTGTAGAGTTTCGTCTTTGTTTGTCGAAagtggactttacttctcaattgcctacttacaAGACTTGTAGTCcgaacttcgaagttatgactgtcaacagtgatgtgggagccaagtcgcgggTGCaacgactttttgtttgataataGCAGATTTAGGAGGGTGGtctctcttccgaggctgtttatTACGTGGCAGGTCCCAAATCCAGCGTACAACCCTGGCGAGGGATGGGAGGGCTTTCAAACAGATGTTTTAAATGTGCGGCCATAAAAGCCAGGTAAAACTAGTTGGCAATAGTCGACTATTGTTCTTGTTGTGTAACCACGAGCAAATCAATCAGTCATATTTAATAGAGACCTATGTGCTCTCAGAGTAGTCTAGATGGCTCCTGCTTAGCTGTATACGCCAATAAGTTAACTTCTATGGAATGCAAATACTTTTGAGCTTTAAAAGATTTGAAGAAAGATTAAACGAACGAAACAAGTGTTCCAGCTTAGGTTTGTTCCTACAAGATCACAGTGATAGTTCTACGTAATGCTTAATTGATCAGTTATATCGAAAACGCATAGCTGACCACCGTAAGAACCACTTGCGAGCTTTCAGACAGATTTTGATTTGCTCTAAAGTCAAAACGACAAAAATTGcgatatacatactataaatctCTCAACCGCCGGAGCTAATCATGACGTAACAATAATATCAACTTGGATTGACACCCtcgtattttcaaaattaagccCACAGTAATTACTTAACGATCGCCTACTTTGATGATATCGACTGTATTATGATAATGGTTTgacaaaaaagtcttgcggtatttttattgaattttttttttattgaaatttaaatgaatttttgatgactcatgcccagctcttgaccgatgctacggctgctacatgccggtctctttcgaccaattcagcgattttatcgcaattttcgacgacaggccttccggagcgtggcgcatcttcgaccacctctacaccagaacgaaaacgttgaaaccatcgttgtgcggtggaaatattttgctccatgtttgcgatgctataactcacgaacgacttaaaagaaacgacaatcaatcaaacacgtgttagcgtgaaatgagctttccaaaaaggtatagcatgacccgatgcgacgaataaaactagaactacgcgctttcagcgccaactaccgaaaataccgcaagacttttttgacaacctattataatatatttataggtCTTGAGAGTTACcaacttattataccctgaacaagatGTATTAAGTTGTTCGCGAAGTTCGTGACAACAACTGTCTGACTGGGTCTACAATTTTGCCACCTGTcgttttctctccaagaagctgcttatttataCAAGCGGAAGAATCACAATAAAGTATtagtatagaaaactttttcatttgacgagatatcttcacgaaatttggtaagaataataaatttaagcaataatacaatacaagccatacaaactggacgatcgGCATCAAGTACTTGTACAGaaatctttttcattttacgagatatcctcacgaaatttggtatgagccATAGTCTCAGGCAATAATAcaatctcccaagaaattgttcagatcgcatcactatatgctatagctgtcatacaagctgaacgatcaaaaCAAGTTCTTCTAAGGAgccttttgtatttgtaaagggtattaggcttcggtgcaactgaaggtaagcttttttcttgtttctatatatacataagtatatatgtcaTATATTTTCGT
The sequence above is drawn from the Bactrocera tryoni isolate S06 chromosome 1, CSIRO_BtryS06_freeze2, whole genome shotgun sequence genome and encodes:
- the LOC120769687 gene encoding uncharacterized protein LOC120769687; the protein is MVKMPYHYLFLVILAISGAKFALAEDALQTISSTAEGSDNSANGPVTAAIENLAFNVASIADEIALQVNRKLERTANILHGNIETLITNALEQLALPIFQASRKLSHESCNTTLSVADLRASIHAQLSNCTEDLNAVLQTYKFEAEQSISTIENLIDEVVNLPKACHVLLARSASTEDAPQNFASTTSCFVERMTVWNEQVSKELDGVAQLLSRTRQLSQESEAQALFCVGELVNAVGKLIDEELSNC
- the LOC120768603 gene encoding uncharacterized protein LOC120768603 — protein: MGLSVVLLFLHFGTTLFLLTQALPYSPWLTSQHHSPLYEGVKLLVADAEFQAGLTWNETEFQLLEAVTAMRDTQTVLDDYEPLIEERLNARLLATRSKSLYQHCYLQHDYVIANFEQELALKLQSCRAMFTKSLAALQNESNIELNFIRGAAVEARNVLTACNVAELRGRESNRDIAGITMCVISRIGALDQRLLAASENFLDLLATENAAELAGNSCEEFDELRQLFDSVYDDVSECVGERDV